The DNA segment TACTTAGTTCAATCAAATTACTCATGGATGCAATTGACTTGAAACTCTTATTTCTTTCAGAGTGGAGTTAGAAGAAAAATCAGGAATCGTTgacattttcgaacaatttataGGCGAAGAAATAGTTCAAGATAGAGAAGGATATATgatcaagaatgaaaaaattggccAAATTTGTTTAGGTATAGAAGCCTCTTCAACAGAAAAAATTCGTGACACATTAGATCCACTTATAATTAACTCTGAACCAGCTCACTCGGAGGCCTATGCATGTAGTAAAAGTCGCTTGGGTTATAATCCTGcaagtgaaaaaaattgtcTGGAATCATGCATACAATATGATACAGCTTCCAGTTTGGAAGATATCAAGAAAGAATGTGTAGAATCTCTTCAATTGAATATCACGAATCAGAAGTGTCATTTGTGTGATTTTGAGACAACTTATGAAAAAAACCTTGCCTTACATCTGAAATCTGTTCATCCAAAAATTAGGAATCATGAGTGTCAGTTATGTGATCTTGTTACAAGTAGAAAAGACACCCTTCAAAGGCATATCGACCTTGTCCATTCAAacaaatgtcacttatgtgGATATACTGCAAAAGGGAAGAATGAACTTGATGCACATCTAAGATCTGTTCATACAAATATCAAGAAACATAAGTGTTCCTCATGTGATTATGCTGCGACTCGAAAAAAACACCTTGAAGTTCAtgtgaaatctgttcatttaagaattaaggaacacaagtgtcatctatgcGAGTATGAGACATGTGAAAAAAAAGTGCTTCAAAAGCATATTGATACTGTCCATTTGAATATCAAGAAACATGATTGTTCCTTATGTGATTACTCTGCTAGTCAAAAACTGCACCTCGAAGTTCAtgtgaaatctgttcatttgaatatcaagGATCATAAATGTTCCTTATGTGAATACGTTGCGGGTCAGAAAACAAACCTTGAAGTTCATGTGAAAACTGTTCATTTTAACATCAAGGAACATAAATGTTCCCTATGTGAATACGCTGCGAGTCGGAAACATCAACTGGATGTTCATatgaaatctgttcatttaaaaattaaggaacacaagTGTCATCAATGTGATTATGCGACAAATGAAACAAATATGCTACAAAGGCATATCGATGCCGTCCATTTAAATATCAAGAAATACAATTGTCACATGTGTGAATACGCTGCGGGTAAAAAAGATAACCTCGATGCACACATAAAATTCGTTCATTTAAAAATTAAGAAACACAAGTGTCATATGTGTGAATATGCTGCGAGTTTCAAAACAACCTTAAACAATCAtataaaatctgttcatttgaaaattaaagatTACAAATGTCACCTATGCGATTATGATACAAGTGTTAAGTCTCAACTTCAATGGCACATCAACTGTGTtcatttgaatttgaagaaacacAAATGTCCTCTATGTGATTATGCAGCCAATGAGAAACGTATCATCCAACGACATGTAaagtctgttcatttgaaaaccaAGGATTACAAGTGTCAGCTGTGTGAATATGTTACAAGTACAGATGTAAATCTTCGAAATCATATAAAAAAGAAACACCACACAACTCAGGTCACGTAAATATCTAGCAGTAATTATAAAACGTGCTACAAATATACTAGGTAATTTACGAAGGTTGAGTTGGTCTAAATTgtatgaaaatccataaaggcactaaataattttgtttttatggtTGTAATTATAGCTATGATGAGCTGGATGTGTTATAAATGAATCTCACATAATTAAAGTCCTTGATGGACCAAAGAAAATGATAACAGGCTGAAGAATTCAATATGAGTTTGATAAAACTTTGGAAGTGATTTCATTTAAGCAATGGGCTGAGTTTTTTAAGTtattaaatattgaaattaacTCTGAATGTTATCAATTTATATATCAACTATTTCCATTGAAATTATATGAATTTTTCGCGATTATTACAGATTATATTATAGAACATAATTTTGTAAGGGTCCCTGACCTTACATGAAGTGTTGGTAATATATTGTTttgatgaataaaatttttctattCCTTCAAAGATCGCATTTTCCTATATATCTATCTAGCATTGGTACCTTTACATGATCTTAACATGTGTAATGtcttcctagtgaaaataaGGTATGtaattccatttttgagtttATTTTCAAAAGTTATCGATATCTTTGACAACATGGGTTTCCACAAAAATAATTTGGTGTTGCCTTGCGATTAACATGTTTTATTTGTTCCAAATCTTAGAAAGCTACTGGTTTGGACGGAATTCATTCTGAGTTCATCAAGCATTCAGGAAAAAGGACTTTGTCTTGGTTGTTATCTTTTTATAATAACATTCTAAATTTTGGCAATTTTCAGGCCGAGTTCTGAAAGGCGAAAGTCATAGGAATTTTAAAACGCTCAAAGGAATCCTCTGATCTTAGAAGTTACCGACCCAATAGTTTATTGAGTGttcctttcaaaattttagaGAGGCTGATTCTTTTTAGGATTGAATCGACTCTAGAAGACGCTTTCCAAAATAGTCAGGGGGGTTTTAGGAGAAATAGATCAGGTTCTGAGCCTCACTACTTTCATTCAAGCAGATTTCAAAGATAATCTAAAAACAGAAGCAGCATTTGTGGATTTATCTGCAGCATATGTATGGAAGAATGGTTAGATTTCGAAACTCGAAGAAGTTCGTTCGAAAATAAGGCGGTCGAGGGAAAAGTTGGCCAGAGAGAAGATAAAAGTTTTGGCGGGAGATGTGCTGCACTATGATTAGTCGATATGATTTGGCATCTTGGGGACAATTAATGTATGCTCGTTGCTGATAGAGAGGACAAAAGGCACCCCACTcacagttgctcaatatcactctgGTTTGCTTTATACAGATGATGTCACAATAATAGAGATGACAAACTGTGCGATAACTGCGGCGATATTACCTAGGATCACTTTGTTTTCAAGATGAAACGTTCGGCGCATCCGACGATAAAATTATCAATTATTATGATGTCCTGTCCGCAAGGCGTCGCTAGCAACTGGGACGAAAACGCCTGACAAATCCGAGTCAGGCAACCAAACATTCACGACCGGACATCAGCAGTAAAATCTGTTTGGTTTATTGTTCATCTATGGAGGGTAGACTACCCTCCATATGTTCATCATACGACTTCTATCTTCACATTTAAACTCGATTTTCATATCGTTATCATTCTTTATGTTTGTATATGATTGAATGATATACAAACTCCACACGCATCtgttcaggatgttttatacggtgcggacatcgtttttcagacagataaaaacggtgcggaatgttaACAATtacgaacgatgtcggaatcctgaattggaaacttaaaatatttctcttcagaattaattcaaaataaaattacttaaaaatgaaaactaaaagattattctaaaatgTGGGTGCATTTTTGTAAGAAAAATACACTTTCATTACAATGCGTATTCAAGCAGTGTATGCATTACAAGGTTAGTTAGCAAAAATGGGTTCCAAAGGGAAGGGAAACAGGGAATTAACCTTCCTTCAATACGAGCTTCGCTGCAATAACCTCGCTGATAGAGAGGACAAAAAGCACTCCACTcacagttgctcaatatcactctgGTTTGCTTTATACAGATGATGTCACAATAATAGAGATGACAAATTGTGCGATAACTGCGGCGATATTACCTAGGATCACTTTGTTTTCAAGATAAAACGTTCGGCGCATCCGACATTGACAGACGAAGAATTTGGTTTCCTGTCCGCAAGGCGTCGCTAGCAACTGGGACGAAAACGCCAGACAAACCTGAGTCGGGCAACCTAACATTCACGACCGGACATCAGTAGTAAAATCTGGTTTGTTTATTGTTCATTATACGACTTCGATCTGCACATTTAAACTCTATTTTCATATCGTTATTATTCTTTATGTTTGTATGTGATTGAATGATATACAAACTTTACACGCATCTGGAGTATGGAAAGGATGGTACGCTTACTAGAAAACATGCTGccagatagaaggtttcgtgtttttgttgatgataatagtTAGTAATTTCGAAACTTTAaataacggtcttccacaaAGATCAGTcttagcacctcttcttttcaatttatatctgtgtgatatccctctactacttcttctgagaaatttatatacgcTGATCGATATTGCTTTCGTATTCCGTCATTCCGATTTTAGATGTATAGAGAATAAATAGTTGTTTATCTCGACTATACAAATACTAATCTAAAGGTTGATCGGGTATGTAGTCAACTATATAGTTTTTTAGCTCTTTATTGTATCAACCTTATTGGGTTGATACCCAAAGTATTTTTGTAaccatttttgtaacgtgcgtttctcggagaagcctttaatctcgagcgccagctattcttttcaataggaagaatagcaaacctaccagagtagctgctagccggagacagagctcggtgttgtctagggtagtagcgacaacgaagaagtcaaaatcgaattatgtaaaagtttattcacaccttcggaaactagttatatgtacaagggagatatgtgagatatgagtgattctataagtgaaaatacattcggaaatcttatccggtcacgagcactttatgaaatttataccgggtgtagtgaaaaattaacggttcaataaaaatgcgccaaccagaactgacgaatgctaaggacttgctatacggtatcggtatgtagttgtatttctccggaaatgaaacacaataagggcggatctgttcgagacttttattcgctgccccaagggttataacacgccatgactgacagcgaagaaaatgtctatttttaacgcaactacgggatttcactgactacgtgctgtatctcttattctctgccccaagggttatagcacgccatgactgacagaaaagaagagatttcggatttaacacttataaCGCGGagcgcggacaggggggttgacggaactttcccttcagtaccccaagggctagggcggacctgttcgagacttttattcgctgccccaagggttatagcacgccatgactgacagcgaagaaaatgtctatttcgcgcaacagggtaaagaacgataaaatacaacagagaacgatacagtacagcagtgtcaaagttaaagaagtataACGGCGtgggtctaacaaagaaactgaacggtacagacggggacctacctcctttgtttcaagcactcgaaactcaaaggatttaaaagaaaaaaactaaaaaattaactctaagcactgatgcaaataacacaaaatgattatcttcaacggcgaaagaaatacggaaaatcaactgaatttataacagaagttagaaaccacgttagaaagcgaaaaatcgaaaacactcaagcgaaaggaaagcactgaagtaaaattcgaaagttagccgaagaactgaagtaacagtcgaaaagtcgaaaagtgaccgtcgcggggatCGGGTATGTAGTCAACTATATAGTTTTTTAGCTCTTTATTGTATCAACCTTATTGGGTTGATACAATAAAGAGCTAAAAAACTATATAGTTGACTACATACCCGATCAACCTTTAGATTAgtatagagaataatctatctacagatttagaaattttgaggcaTTAATGCCTcagtggcgtttgcgtcctaacccaaataaaaccatGAATTTCCAATCATCAaagatatagaaaattgagtgtagtttTCGGTATTTCTTTTTTGAAACATAACTGCAATCCAGAATATCTAGGaattaagctggattcctcgctgaatttcaaagagCTTTTGGgaaatttgcgtctgaagttgaaaactaggaataatatcctacATAAACTAGCTGCATGGTACTTCATGGATGGCTTATGCAGCTACTAGCCCtagttttttcggctgctgaatattgttgccccatttgggttaatagtgctcatgtgcaaaaaatttatgCACACCAAAATCTTACTATGAGAATTATTTACtgaaactattagatcttcacctaatCGATGGTTACcagcacagaacactaatataccagttaccagttctttcaaacattttacctCCCCATTCGTAGACAGTGTGttataaattcttggaataaatttcactcctttccCGACTTATTTCCAATTCTGTTCCCTTGGGTTCCAACTATTCCTTAATTCGGATGTAAGAGTAAGAACATTTTTGGCAATCTAAATGAAATATgtgcactattttcaatcaaaaatttgtgatcttcccaggaaactATGGTAGAGTTATTCTTTAAAAACGAAAATAAGTTGGTTGGTGCCTAGATTACTTAGAGGACATTTCACTTCTCATATATTAATTAGTGTTCTGTTAAAATAAATTCAGTGTCTCAATAATGAAGTTTCAGTCATTTCACACAAATTTGTTTTTCTCTGCattcttcttgaaaaaaatGCCTTGAGGTGCTTGTGATTTTACTAACATCAAATTCCATTTATGCAAAGAAATTTTTCTAGATTAAGAACTGAAAAATTCTCCATAGTTATGAAAAGCAATATAAAGagtgtgtctttgactcgtacaaatattttaatcaaagaatttttaacttcaacaatagattcttttttccgaatctgcttcggtttaaaagatgcaggatgttgaaaaacccaaaaaaaagtcaaaaacggtttaatcgaatagaatcaattttggaatatagtttttcatttatttgatgaatctttttcgaactcaagataccacgttttccagtttcttcattatgacaattacataccataaaaataccaaaagttcAAATATAAATAGTGTTTGTTctatcaggaatattatttttcatgatgtgaatataaaaatatggtaatattctgatttcaacatCATATTGACCACCTGACAAGTAAATCTAAATTTTTGAATACGaacctgaaattttttctattttttttttgtgctgaCAGTGAATGCCTCAAGGAACaagcttgtgaaatatcagctaAAAATTTgccatattaacgaagatatgggaatttatagatttagcattttttcactaatcaccctatatctccgaaagGAAGGAAAGGAAGGTAGGGGGAGGGTAGTCTACCCTCCATAGTTGAAGAGAAGGTGGAAAGAAAATGGTGGACCCACAGCTGTGCTCGTACTATTAATCGGAGAATATTCAAGAGCTAAGGTCGATTGTAAATAGTTATTTCTAAAGAAAAtctattttgttgttttttttatgttttgatAAAACTGTTATTCGTTTCATATTACTTTATTTGTATTCACAAATTTCTTCGATATGATCATCGTTCCGTTAACATtaaataaaataacaaaataaatataaatatatttactGAGTTTATTCACAGCTACTTGCTATATTGCTATTTGAATGAATAGATTTTATATGATTTTTCAGGTATAAATTTCTACTTGTAGCAAActcacatagatgacacttgtgttccttaattttcaaatgaacagatttcacgTGCATTTCTAAGTCCTTTTTTCTACTAGCAGCAAATTCGCACAAGAGGCACCTGTGCTCCctgattttcaaatgaacagatttcacaTGTCGTTGGACGATACGTTTCTCGCTGGCAGCATATTCGCACAAGTGACatttgtgtttcttgatattcaaatgaacagaattaACGTGTCTTCGGAGCACATCTTTCCTACTCGTGAAATACTCACAAAGGTGACATTTgtattcttcaattttcaaatgaacagactGTATGTGAACGTCAAGGGTAGTTTCCAATCTGGCAGCAAATTCACAAAGGTGACATTTGTGTTTCTTAAAATCCGAATGGACGCGCTCGACGTGCCTTTGAAGGTACACTTTTCTACTCGTTACATAATCACACATATGACATTCATGTTtcttgatattcaaatgaacagtGTCGACATGTTTTTGAAGGTCGCCACTTCTACTCGTGATGTATTCGCACAGGTGACACTTGTGCTCCTTcactttcaaatgaacagatttgatATGATTTTGGACTACATGTTTCTGACTTGAAGCATaatcacataagtgacattcgtgtttcttgatatttaaATGAACAGAGTTTGTATGCTTTCGAAGGTCCCCTCTTCTACTTGTAACATACTCACATAAGTCACACTTGTGTTTCTTAATATTTAAATGAACCGAATCGACATGCTGTTTAAGGTTATCTCTTTCACTTGTAACAAACTCGCATAAGTCACACTTAATACCGGAATGAACAGATTTTATATGTGAAGCAAGGTCATTTTCAAAATTGGTCTCAAAATCACACATATAACACTTGCTATTCAAAAGAAAAGATTTATCATCCCATTTCTTGTCATCTTCAGTGTAATCATTTTGACATAAAAGAAATTCACACTGGTCCAAGTGAACTGGTTCAGATTTATTGCTTCGTTGATCTAATACTGAGGGCATTTCTTTGGTGAGAGAGGCAGATGAATGATTTGCATCAACTTCTATATCTGGGGAATTTGCATAGCTTGCTTCATTCTTTATTATATATTCTTCTGTCTCATGATCTCCTTCTTCATCTATAAAACGT comes from the Coccinella septempunctata chromosome 2, icCocSept1.1, whole genome shotgun sequence genome and includes:
- the LOC123308768 gene encoding zinc finger protein 64-like isoform X1, whose protein sequence is MDSGDRYVKIEKGAHITCDKVELEEKSGIVDIFEQFIGEEIVQDREGYMIKNEKIGQICLGIEASSTEKIRDTLDPLIINSEPAHSEAYACSKSRLGYNPASEKNCLESCIQYDTASSLEDIKKECVESLQLNITNQKCHLCDFETTYEKNLALHLKSVHPKIRNHECQLCDLVTSRKDTLQRHIDLVHSNKCHLCGYTAKGKNELDAHLRSVHTNIKKHKCSSCDYAATRKKHLEVHVKSVHLRIKEHKCHLCEYETCEKKVLQKHIDTVHLNIKKHDCSLCDYSASQKLHLEVHVKSVHLNIKDHKCSLCEYVAGQKTNLEVHVKTVHFNIKEHKCSLCEYAASRKHQLDVHMKSVHLKIKEHKCHQCDYATNETNMLQRHIDAVHLNIKKYNCHMCEYAAGKKDNLDAHIKFVHLKIKKHKCHMCEYAASFKTTLNNHIKSVHLKIKDYKCHLCDYDTSVKSQLQWHINCVHLNLKKHKCPLCDYAANEKRIIQRHVKSVHLKTKDYKCQLCEYVTSTDVNLRNHIKKKHHTTQVT
- the LOC123308768 gene encoding zinc finger protein 64-like isoform X2, coding for MIKNEKIGQICLGIEASSTEKIRDTLDPLIINSEPAHSEAYACSKSRLGYNPASEKNCLESCIQYDTASSLEDIKKECVESLQLNITNQKCHLCDFETTYEKNLALHLKSVHPKIRNHECQLCDLVTSRKDTLQRHIDLVHSNKCHLCGYTAKGKNELDAHLRSVHTNIKKHKCSSCDYAATRKKHLEVHVKSVHLRIKEHKCHLCEYETCEKKVLQKHIDTVHLNIKKHDCSLCDYSASQKLHLEVHVKSVHLNIKDHKCSLCEYVAGQKTNLEVHVKTVHFNIKEHKCSLCEYAASRKHQLDVHMKSVHLKIKEHKCHQCDYATNETNMLQRHIDAVHLNIKKYNCHMCEYAAGKKDNLDAHIKFVHLKIKKHKCHMCEYAASFKTTLNNHIKSVHLKIKDYKCHLCDYDTSVKSQLQWHINCVHLNLKKHKCPLCDYAANEKRIIQRHVKSVHLKTKDYKCQLCEYVTSTDVNLRNHIKKKHHTTQVT
- the LOC123308777 gene encoding zinc finger Y-chromosomal protein-like, encoding MPRDLPTNKSESSVHLDQCEFPESQNDKPVGEEKYLDKHIQYDHTLKDDKKWHAKLGIVDIVERFIDEEGDHETEEYIIKNEASYANSPDIEVDANHSSASLTKEMPSVLDQRSNKSEPVHLDQCEFLLCQNDYTEDDKKWDDKSFLLNSKCYMCDFETNFENDLASHIKSVHSGIKCDLCEFVTSERDNLKQHVDSVHLNIKKHKCDLCEYVTSRRGDLRKHTNSVHLNIKKHECHLCDYASSQKHVVQNHIKSVHLKVKEHKCHLCEYITSRSGDLQKHVDTVHLNIKKHECHMCDYVTSRKVYLQRHVERVHSDFKKHKCHLCEFAARLETTLDVHIQSVHLKIEEYKCHLCEYFTSRKDVLRRHVNSVHLNIKKHKCHLCEYAASEKRIVQRHVKSVHLKIREHRCLLCEFAASRKKDLEMHVKSVHLKIKEHKCHLCEFATSRNLYLKNHIKSIHSNSNIASSCE